The Bacteroidia bacterium genomic sequence AACTTATTTGCGTTACAGTTTCAATTGACAGCGTTAAATTTAAATTCCCTGCCAAGATTGGTGATATAATAACAATCAAGGCAAAAATTACCCGCTCTTTTAATTCTTCTATGGAAATATTTGTTCAGGCATGGGCAAAAAAAATAATCAGTCAAAAAGCATACCTTATTAATGAAGCTTATTTTACGTTTGTAGCGCTTGATGAGAATGGAAATTCTGCATCAGTGCCACTTGTAAAGCCTGTAACTGCAGAAGAAAAAGAGTATTATAAACAAGCCGATATCAAAAGAAAAAATAGAATTAAAAAATAAAAACTATGAAATACAAAACAATAATCGAGCCGTTTAAAATTAAAATGGTTGAACCGCTAAAAATGACAACCCTTAAAGAAAGAACTGAATTTCTAAAAAAAGCAAATTATAATCCCTTTGCTTTAAATTCGGATCAGGTGTTAATAGACTTTTTAACCGATAGCGGCACTTAAGCTATGAGTGCAGAGCAATGGGCAGGAATGATGAGAGGTGATGAATCGTATGCCGGTGCATCCAGCTATTACAACATGAAAGAATCTGTGTATGACCTTACCGGAATGCCCTATTTTTTTCCAACACACCAAGGGCGTGCGGGGGAGCGAATTTTGTATACTATATTAGGTGGGAAAAATAAAATATTTTTAAGCAATACACATTTTGATACAACAAGAGCCAACATTGAATACAGCGGAGCAGAAGCAATTGACATTCCTATTGAAGAAGGATTAATTCCTTCTTTATATCATCCCTTTAAAGGAAACATGGATGTTAAGAAACTTAACGCATTAATTGATTTAAAAGGAAGCGAAAATATAGGTGCCGTAATTATAACCGTTACTAATAACAGTGGTGGCGGACAACCTGTAAGCTTACAAAACATAAAAGAAATTTCTAAAATCTGCAAAGCAAAAAATGTAAAACTAATTTTAGACTGTTGTCGTATTGCGGAAAACGCCTATTTTATAAAAGAAAGAGAAAAAGAGTATGAAAATTTATCTTGTAAAGAAATAGCCCAGCAAATTTTTTCTTTATGT encodes the following:
- a CDS encoding acyl-CoA thioesterase, coding for MKKTKTPKHSETIMTEVVCPNDTNPMSILQGGRLVQWMDIASAVCAQNHSELICVTVSIDSVKFKFPAKIGDIITIKAKITRSFNSSMEIFVQAWAKKIISQKAYLINEAYFTFVALDENGNSASVPLVKPVTAEEKEYYKQADIKRKNRIKK
- a CDS encoding beta-eliminating lyase-related protein, which gives rise to MSAEQWAGMMRGDESYAGASSYYNMKESVYDLTGMPYFFPTHQGRAGERILYTILGGKNKIFLSNTHFDTTRANIEYSGAEAIDIPIEEGLIPSLYHPFKGNMDVKKLNALIDLKGSENIGAVIITVTNNSGGGQPVSLQNIKEISKICKAKNVKLILDCCRIAENAYFIKEREKEYENLSCKEIAQQIFSLC